Below is a window of Rhizobium jaguaris DNA.
GGATTATCGTCGGTGACGACAACCACATCGGCCAGACGGCAGGCAATTTCGCCCATGATCGGCCGCTTGCCGCGATCGCGGTCGCCGCCACAACCGAAGACGACAATGACGCGGCCGGTGGTGAAGGGCCGCACCGAATTCAGCACATTTTCCAAAGCATCCGGCTTGTGCGCGTAGTCGACATAGGCGAGTGCGCCGTCATGGGTATGACCGACAAGCTCCAATCGACCGGAAGCACCGACGAGCTTTTCCAGCGCCGCCATGGCAACCGGCGCGACAACGCCGGTGGAAATGGCAAGACCAGCGGCAGCCAGCGCATTGGCGATCTGGAAATCGCCGGCAAGCGGAATGTGAACCTCGAAAATATCGTCGCCGATATGAACTTCGGCGACCTGCTTGTGACGGAAATGCTCGACGCGCTTCAACGTCAGGAAATCGCCCTTGCGACCGACAGTGCGGATGACCTGCGCGGCCTCGCGCGCGGCCGCAATTGCCTGTTCCGACCAAATATCGTCGGCAAAGATCACCGCGGGCGAGCCCTTCGGCAACAAATCGCGAAACAGCCGCATCTTGGCGGCCATATAGTCCTCGACCGTCGGATGATAATCCATATGGTCACGGCCGAGATTGGTGAAGGCAGCGGCAGCGAGCCGGACGCCGTCTAGGCGGAATTGATCAAGGCCATGACTGGAGGCCTCCATCGCCGCATGGGTAACACCTTCATCCGCAAGCTCGGCAAGCAGTTGGTGCAGGGACACCGGATCGGGCGTCGT
It encodes the following:
- a CDS encoding UDP-N-acetylmuramoyl-L-alanyl-D-glutamate--2,6-diaminopimelate ligase, whose protein sequence is MNLRDIAGKAFPELNEQVGGTLGDLEITGLSADSRKVAPGMAFVAVAGTKADGASFIADAVSRGASVVVAGHGAVTTGVPLLTVAEPRRFLAVAASRFYGRQPETMVAVTGTAGKTSVASFTRQIWAHAGHPAAMIGTTGVVSPTRNDYGSLTTPDPVSLHQLLAELADEGVTHAAMEASSHGLDQFRLDGVRLAAAAFTNLGRDHMDYHPTVEDYMAAKMRLFRDLLPKGSPAVIFADDIWSEQAIAAAREAAQVIRTVGRKGDFLTLKRVEHFRHKQVAEVHIGDDIFEVHIPLAGDFQIANALAAAGLAISTGVVAPVAMAALEKLVGASGRLELVGHTHDGALAYVDYAHKPDALENVLNSVRPFTTGRVIVVFGCGGDRDRGKRPIMGEIACRLADVVVVTDDNPRSEEPAAIRAEIMAAAPCATEIGDRAKAIREAVGMLKSGDTLIVAGKGHEEGQTIGSVTLPFSDHAELRKALEEVRS